TTGTTGAAGTTTCCGAATCAGAATCTGAAGAAGGTAAAACTATCTttacaaaacttttcttttttaaactatGAATCATAGAAGAGGAAGACGACATCTTCGATACTGCTTACATAGATGCCATCGCCACAGGAGAGGTAAAACTAGCTTATATCCCTGATTCTCCAACTGAGAAACAGGAAGGGGACGACCCTTTCGACACATCCATAGCTGAGAGAGCAATCCTAGGTAGCTCTACTATAACATTAGTCAAATTACACACAAGATACGTCCTTAATAGGCCCTGCTGTTGAAAGAAAAGGCAAGAAACTCGTGCCCCTTGGGGCTGCAGTCGAAGTCTTAACCGGTCGAATTCAGCTTCCCACATGTGCCACTAAACCACCCTCAACTAGgagacaaattttgaaacaggAAGACTTGCTTCTAGGCAGCTTTGATAGCACTAGTGAGCCGTCGATCAACGGAACAGAACAAAGAGAATCTTCGCAGGTAGTTAAGACACTTCTCGACGATGACGAAATACCCTTGCCAGATGAACCTATTGACCTAAGTAAAACTCTTTATATTCCTCCACCGCAACCTGCAGAAACAAGTAAGAATGGCGTCTGTTAATCgactattaatttaattaaagtaaaatttagtCGAAGTTTCAGTTCAGGCCAACAGGCGAATATTAGAAGAGTTCGAAGAAGACGAGAACGataaggaatttgaagctttAGCCGCGGAAAGCTTATCTAAAGCGCCTGCTGCAGTGTCAATTTTCCCGGAAAATACCACAGCAAGTATTCCAGATAAAAACTGGAAACCCTTTGAAAAGGAGTAAGATAGACTAAACACTACATAGAAAcctatatgtttatttaatgttcAATGTATTTTTAGCAATGTTACAGAAGATGACTTTGAAGTAGATACTATCGATCCTTTTGACACAACATTTGCTGACAATATCTTGCCTGGAAAAGCTGaattaaagttaattgaacgggaaattttagaaaacgacGTAGATTTTGATCCACGAGCTCAACTACTGAGCGAGAGAGTTCCAGGTAagaattaagattttttaaacgtaTATTAAACTATAAAAATCTTAGTCGGCGTTTTAGAATCAGAGCTAAGTCTTATTGCCCCAGTACACCGAGATCTCTTGGGTGGAAGCACAAGTGACCTATCTAACTTGGAAGAAAAACCCATATTACCCACCGAACAAGACgttaacgaaataaaatactgTGACCCTTTCAACACTTCCATTGCAGACTCAATTAAAACGCCTGGCAAAGCGGAGCTAAAGCACATAGAAAGGGAGCTTTTAAATGATATTAAGTTCAGTAAAACCTCAAAATCTGTTTCAGTCGACGATGACGACTTCAATCCGCGAGCTTTAGAAAGCACTAAACCCCGGACTTTGTCCCGACCTGACGTTTTGAACGTGGGTCATTCGAAAAGTGTATCTTTCTCAGTTCCTAGTAATCAAAGCGATTTACTATTAGCAACTGAAGACACTAGTAAAGCTTCCAAACCGTTAACTCCGTTCTACGTTCGCAAGAATTCAGTCCCAGGAGCGATTAAAAGCCCCGACTCGGCCGAGGAGGATCCTTTTGacacttctttcgtgcctAGTTTGACACCTGGTAAAACTGAGTTGAGGATTATTGAAAGCGAGCTTTTTGAGGCGACTATTCCTTTGGAAGATTCAGACTTTGATCCTAGAGACGAAGACAAGGTTGCTAAAGTCGCAACTGTAGAAGCAATTAAAGAGATAGTGAAACCTAAACCGCCTATATCAAACAAAGAGATTGATTTGCTATCGGCATTTAATGATTCCGAGGCTAAAGTCTTAACTCCGtctgaaaaaatattgtcCGAAGAAAGTGTATTGTCCTACGCAGACCCCTTTGATACCTCCATAGCAGCAAATATCCCTCCAGGCAAGGCTGAGTTAAAGCTGCTGGAGAATGAGTTAATTGAACATAAATCGGAGAATTTACAAACCCACCAAGATCTTTTGGTACATAGCGGAGACACCATAATCGAGAAACCGTTATCACCGCAACCGGAAAGACGAAACATTGAAGCTGAACAAGAAGATTTTGACCCTTTTGACACGAGTTTTGCTTGCAACATACAGCCAGGCAGGGCTGAGTTGAAGGTTCTAGAGTCTGAGCTTATTTAAAACTATGGCTGCCAacccttttttgttttatgaagATGGGTTTACCAGTCCTGGGAATCAGGCTGCTAACAACTCTAATCCTTTCCTCATGGAGGATGATATGCCTGGCGGTGACGACAACCCTTTTTTGTCTCAAACAGCCGTGGCCGCCTCAAATCCCTTCGCTTTCGACCCAATGGACTTGGAGCCTGCGGAGGCAGAAGTGCCTCAATCACTCAACAATGTCTTCATGATGGATACCTCAACAGAATTCTTCACACCAGCTACTAGTAATACCGCAGCATTTACTACCACTAGTACTACTCCTGCTCAAAAGCCTACAGAATTGGATTTGAAATATTCGCACCACCATTCAGTACCTTCAAGACCTCCTCCACCTAGACCGCCTCAAAGTAAAGAAACTCAAGATCTCCTCATGTCTGTTATGGGAGCAATGGATGCAACCAGTTCTCATCTACTAGATAAAATCCCTCCCACTCGTTCGCCGAGCCCGATTTCGATGAGAGATCTTCAATCGCCTAGCCCAACTCCCGAGCCAACATTTGGTGACCTTTTAGATGTGAGCGATGTTTCTACGCATAAACCCAGTGAGCCTCAAGAAAGTACGGACGACTTGTTGTCTTTGGCTACCAATGATGTGAACGAAAACCCAGCAACTGCCCCTCCGAGGCCTCCTTCCCCTCAAAACGTCGCTCCTCCAAGGCCAATTCCCCCAGTAAGACCTCCGCGGCCTGCACCTCCTCAAAAACCTCCGCCTCCTAATATCGTACGCCCTCCACCACCTGCACAACCAGCCCCGGTTAATGTGTTTCCTCAACCAACTCAGGAAAAACCTCAAAGCGCACAAACCAACCACGCTCAAAACGATATCATGGATATGTTTGACGTGTCCTCTCAGCCTAAAGTTGCCTCCAAGGCGGACATTTTGAATCTTTACAATACCCCAAAACAAGAGTCTATGCAGCCCGATTTGTTGTGTGACAATGTTTTGGAATCGGAGCGCAAAACACCCACTATAACAGAGAATTTGGTGGGCGATGAAGATTTGCCGAAGGACGATGACGATTTTGTAAGTGAGGAAGCTACTCCAATTAATCAAAGTACTGAGATCAGTAAAGATAACAGTAAAGATAATAGCAAAGACAACAGCGTTCTGAGTCCTGAACCGGCAGATCTGCAAATGGACACCAGTGACAGTCAGAGCAAAGGGTCAGTCTCTAGTGTGACTTTTAATCCATTTGCAGCAGCCGAAGATTTGCACAAAGATGACGCAATTGAAACGACTACTATAGACAAAATGGAGGTTTTCGCCACTCCAGCCCCGGCTCCAACCCCAGTCCCTGTAGCGTCAAATGACGCTTTTGATTTCGGGAGTGTAAACAGGCAAGACGACGTCTTCAACGATGAATTCGACGCTTTTGCAGAGAAATTCGAATCTGTAAAAGGAGACGAGAACAAAAACGGCGCCTTTGATGCTTTCGGGACCACTACAGAACAAAATAGTAGCAGTGCTTGGGGCAGTGATTTTGGCGGGGGGTATGATGGAGAAAACGGTTTTGGGAATGAAGGGGGTTTCGATGAGTTTCTGGCAATGAAAGGGCCACCAAATAAGCGATTAGAGAGCCAGGATTCTGAAGAGGAAAAGGACTTTTCCGTGGTGATTAGGTGAGAAAACGAGCGATTAAAGGAATGTCCTATTTTTGGTGGTTTTAGGCCCAAGGGGGAAAATGCTTTCTCAGGGATAACTCCGGTTCTTGCGCCTCCTCCCGTGCAAACGCAAGCGGCATTTGCAGACACTTCACCGCGATTTAATCCTTTTGACCAGCAAACGGAAGTTACTCAGGTCATTCTACAGGAACCTGCAGTACCTTTTGGTAAGCATACTTATATAACATGTTATCGGTCTTATACCGATATACAGGGAGCtccattttcgatttttttgccgCTTATTAATGAAAGTACGGGAATGGAGTCTTAGTCAACGATTTGGCCGAAATTTTTGTGAAACGAACGATGGTATAAATAGATTTGTCACCGCTCCTTTGATGTGCATTATATAAAGTAATGAAATTACGGATTAGAGGATCCCCTAAAAATCGATCATCGTtccaaattaacaaaaaagtgTAAACGGTACCCCACAGATTTTTTCCTGTAGATTTCAGTGGCATAGTTCGTTTTTTCTATAACTGAtcacttaaaaatatataaataacatGCCCTGCGTAGTACAGAAATTACAGTTTCACGAGTTAATATCTAGCAGATAGTTCCTTTAAcacgaataaaatttaattaggcGACTCTACTTCTTAGTGAATAACCAAAACAGTTCGGGTTGATGATGACGTTCACAAAACTGTACCAAcccccattttttttctaacactTGAAGCATGAAAATGGTAGAAGTCTCCTCACTTCAAggcaaaaaaaagatttatgatataaaaaaaacacgaagctcaagattaatcaaaaattctaGGAGCTGAAATGAAGAGATCGGATTCTCAAGAGTCTCCCTCAACTCCACTCTATGATGAAGACACGAGTCAGCCGTTGGAAGATTTCCCTCGGATAACGTATAGCGAAAAAGGATGGGAAATGCAGTTACGTCAACCCAACAAGAAGAAGATAACCGGGCAGAGATTCTGGAAGAAAATCATCGTGAAACTGGCCTATCAGCCCGACTGTGTGCTTTTGCAGCTATTCAATCCAGATAAGGACAAAGATCCTTTTCAAGTATAATTATACAATGTcctttgcaaaaatttttcacaaacaaatatatttaggAACTACCCCTTCAACCCTGCTACTCAGTATCAGAAATCGGAGCTCAACAATACGaccaatttggaaaaattttcaccGTAAAACTgcagtatattttttacaaagaaAGACCAGGAGTGAGGCCTGGACAAGTCAAAAAAGCTGAAAGAATCACTAACAAATTGAGTCAGTTTGCAGCTTATGCCATACAAGGGGATTACCAAGGTACAACTTGTGCAGATATTTGAGCACTGTAGGATTTATATTCGTTCTCAGGAGTCAAAGAATTTGGCAGCGATCTTAAGAAATTAGGCCTTCCAGTGGAGCACGCCCCGCAAGTGTCCCAACTCATGAAACTTGGTTCTTTAAGTTTTGAGGACTTGAAACAGTTTTCGACTTGCATTGAGGAAGCCCTTTTTAGGCTACAAGCCCATAGGGACAGGGCTCTACATTACAAGATGGAAGAAGTGCAGGTCACTGTTGTTGATGAGTTGTATGCGGAACAAAGCTCTGAAGGTTATATTGAAAGACAAATCGCCAGAGTAAGACTCTTCTTCCTAGGGTTTCTAACCGGAATGCCTGATATTGAATTAGGTAAAGATCAAACTCTTCTTTCGACGAATGCCAGATTTTGATTCATTTTAGGTATAAACGACATGAGGCGGCAAGGCAAAGAAGTAGTAGGACGACATGACATAATTCCTGTGGTAACTGAAGAGTGGATTCGTTTGGAACAAGTGGAGTTTCACTCGTGCATCCAACAAGACGAGTACGAAAATACccatattattaaatttaaaccccCAGATGCCTGCTACATAGAGTTGATGCGCTTCCGAGTGAGACCTCCCAAAAATCGGGAACTTCCGCTTCAATTGAAAGCTCAAATATGCACGAATGGCACTCGAATTGAGCTCAGAGCTGACGTTTTAGTGCCAGGTTTTGCTTCAAGAAAACTCGGCCAAATTCCTTGTGAGGACGTCATGATTCGCTTTCCAATTCCAGAAAATTGGATTTACATGTTCCGGGTAGAGAAGCATTTTAGATATGGATCTGTAAAATCCGCCCATAGAAGAACGGGCAAGATTAAGGGTATCGAACGCATATTAGGGACGATGGACAATCTTCAGGAAAGTTTAATAGAGGTGACCTCAGGGCAGGCCAAATATGAACATCAACACAGGGCCATTGTATGGAGATGTCCAAGATTGCCCAAAGAAGGTCAAGGAGCTTATACCACCCATAATATGGTGTGCCGGATTGCTTTAACCAGTTACGACTTGATGCCTGAGAAATTTGAAGAGTATTGCTACGTGGAATTCACGATGCCTGCCACTCAAGTAAGCCATACCACGTGCAGGAGTGTGAGCTTACAGAATTCGGATTCTGATGAACCGCCAGAGAAGTATGTCCGATATTTGGCAAGACACGAGTATAGGTAAGAAACAgtagaatgatttttttttttttttgagaacaatattcttttattataaatactATTGGATACAGGGTGGGTATTGAagtggttaaaggtcaatctCCCAACGCTTACGCCACTGCAACTTACGTGAACAAACCTGCACCTGCACCTGCAGTGCCTGAATCGGCGATGCGCCCACCGAAGTCGGAGTTTACTCCCGGAGGAAAACTCTCCCCCTCCAGTTCCGACAGCGATTAATCGTGTCGAGATTGTAAGAGCAATAGATTTTTGTAGGTaggcaatttattattaacatgcCAGAGGCAGCAATAAGAAGAAACAAGCCTTTTCCCAgttaattttgcttcaaattacCTACTCCTACTTATActcactttcaaattttaaacttgaaaGTTGTTTGCTATACTACCTGACGATTGGACAATACAAATTTGTGAGCTGAAGATGAAGTATATTCATAGAAATCTCTGGatattatatatttagtaCCTATACTATATGAACACTGTTCATCCTTTTAAATATTCCACAAAAGGACAAAATTAGTCGCTTTATTCTGCATTCCATTTTGTGATAACACTGCTCTAAATCTAGCTAAAGAGAGTATTTAGAACATATCATATAAAAGTATGtgtgaagtatttgtttttagaTTTAGCAAAAAGTTATAGAAACTTGCAactcaaaaacttttttagatgTTTACTGTATGTTGTCCCTACCATACCAATAAGgaataatgttaaattatatttaaatgttattgaGAACTTACTTTATGTGTTAACTAGTTTTagccaaaaattttaagttcaaacattacattaattttttcattgtaaTGGAAAGCTTTCATGGTTTTCCACTGGGTTCAAGTCTAGTCACTAGTTTGTAAGAAATTTACTACTATAAGTACCAAATAACTAGTTCTAATTCTAAAAAAGGCATACTTAGTATAGCCCAGTTAGTGATAATAAGTAAGTGTTTGTGTGTCCTCTATTTAACTTAATAATCCTGATGTACGTACTTAATAGTCCATAAATTTCCAAAGAGAAATCTatgcaaatgtattaaaaaaaaaacatttagaagCATATTATACTGAATGTAGACAATGTAATTATGTATTTacctgtaaagaaatatattatcCTATTGCttatattagtttttttatgcAGCTAAAAGATCTGCATAAGCACCAGAAATTAAGTCTTTTTCTGAAACCCCTAATTTTGCCATTAAGTCATATGCAATTTTCTCCCCATCTTTTTCAGACTGATCTGAATTGAGACAAACCTTTAAAATactctaataaaaaaaacttcataccAAACCCTTGGCCCACATACCTCTAATTCCATAAAATTACCAAGAGATTCAACCTCATCTATATGGACCCGAGTTTGCCCAACCAAAAATAAGTGTCGATTTTTCTTAACTTCACTTTTAATTCCTAAAGCTTTTGCAAGGACATTATGTAAGCTGCTTAATTGGTCATTGTTTGAAAGGTTTGTCTTCTCATATGAAGATAATTTTGGACCTTCAGTGTCTGGTCGGTCATAGAATATGAGTTCACCACTGCCAGACTGAGATTAGTTGTAATATAATTGAATCTGGGTGGTTGTAATGGGTTATTATTTAGAATACCTTTAGGAGTCTTCGGAGTTTTAGTCGCCCAGTAGTGCAGTTGTAGAATGTATCGTGTTGGGAAATCAGAGTTGGCTCGGACTGAGACAAATTTTTTGCCTGTTGTAATAGGTGACTCAAATTAGTCACTTTAGCTTTAATTTCAATGTTTCTCAtgttaaaaatgaagaagaaaaatgtttaagaagaggaatattattttaattttgttgtttatttgattttttttcacatctaatttaagaattaaaaataacggaAATTCAGAATAACGttataaaacaatatattatgGATGTCTCTGTCTTAGGAGAACGGAGTAACAAAGATAGAAACAAAACCCAGCTATTCCGTTTGTGATGAAAACAAATAGATGGCGATAAAACTGCGTCAAATCAGGGAGTCAACACTTCAAAACTGTGACAGCAATTCATTAGtcatataattaataataaaaaaagtaaaaaaacaatactccacttgttaatttatttgggTATTTAATTCTGCTATCGACTACGCAATGCCGGCCTACCATTCCAGCTTCGTGGAGCCCCAGCAGAGCGTGGGCAATATGGCAATACTCCCCATCCGTACATCATTTCGGGGCCCAGCCCCCCTGCAAGTCAACGCAGACCAAGACATAATTGACGAGGCTCTATACTACTTCAAAGCGAATGTATTCTTCCGCacttatgaaataaaatctgaAGCCGATCGCTTACTCATCTACATTACCTTGTATATTACCGAGTGCCTAAAAAAGCTGCAAAGATGTGCTAACAGGAGTCAAGCCCAAAATGAAATGTACACTTTAGCAATATCCAGATTTAATATTCCTGGTGATGCAGGATTCCCTTTGAATTCAGTCTACAGCAAACCAGGGAGTCCAAATGAAGTTGAATTCATGAGGGCATATCTCACTCAGTTAAGGCAAGAAGTGGGTATGAGAGTGTGTGATAAAGTGTTTGTGGAGAGCGGGAAGCCGAGCAAGTGGTGGCTGTGTTTTGCCAAGAAGAAGTTCATGGATAAGTCTCTGTCAGGGCCAGGGCAATAAGGAAagactttttattaattgaaccTCCTTGAAGATATAAACTACataaaaaattgagtattcaatatgaataattattgtttaaaatccACTTGTTTCTAGTgcctcaaatttcaaaaaatttaatggaatggttatggaaaatatgttttgcaGTTAATAGACCTTGTATACGTAATACAGTCTTCAGGTTCAGCTCAGTATCTAAAATGAAGCAATAATGATACTATGAGGATAACTTATGTGAAAATAAAGCTTTTATTTGACTTCTTATACAAAGAATTGCTTAAATGTACATTACATATTTGCAGGAATATTCTccaagttaaaataaaaaccttttttttttaatattatgataatgtgttttttaaaattgtcagATTTTATCCAAGTATTTCAATGACATTCCAACAGAATAGATCTGTTGGAAAAATACACCAAAAGAGTAACTTTTGTGtacataaattttcaacaaaccgactaaaaaactaaacttctattttttcatatttctccATGTgcaagattaaaatttaaattcaatctcTTGCACATCtccaaacaaaaattgtttaaaatgactaCTACCAACTAGAATACACAGACCAAATCTGTTTATTGACTACTGAACTCTTTCAAAAACATCAGCattgtttttcttaataactcCTAATATAGTTATAACACCATTTTTCTTATGACCTGTATATTTAAGCATCATCCCATGTATTGGGAAATAAAAACTACAAGTAcacataaaattatataaaaattctaaTGTGCTGGTGGGGAATTCCAAGAAAGAAATGCTATGTATCTGTGACAGTTCTGTAGAATTTTTGATTTAGAGAATAtgcataaaaacaattttgggATGAAAAccccatttgttttttttctactcAAAAATGTATAAGTGCATAATGTAAAACGAGTCAATAATTCTTAATAAGATATCACGATAGGTCAAAAATCATTCGGAACCTTCCACGCAAAAGTTATATTTGGAAGAGCATTTTATGAACTATTGTAGGCAATAAGAATAACTATATTATTGCTTCGTAAATATTACTCAAAGCCACAAACTGCATTATACTGCACTgaagaggattttttttaactcgcGAATTCAAAATAAAGCATTAAACGCGGTTTCAGTGCAAACGTGTAGCAATGAGATCggataaacataaaaatgctgCAAAAAACTTGTTAcaacaatttgaattttgaccCAATCACCTTAAAAAAGTGGCGGACTTCATATTCTTCTAAGCAACATCTATTGATGATTCATTTCATGACATGATTAGGTAGATTGTGCTTCTTATGAACCGCGATATCGATTCCAACGCGGTGAGTTAAAAACTGGGTCGTCAAATGTACGTTCTTCACTTAAATGCGTGACATTTTAAGTTAAAGTACATTATCTACGTCGACGCACGGTAATgttaagcaaataaataatgctttggacgtgaaaatatttattttgaaatttttcattgaagtTATTAGTAGACTTTTGACATTAACACCCTTTAACAGGTTATTCCATTCAAATCTTCCATCTGTGATGGAACACAACAGATCTGATGTACAatatatataacaaaaatggattttttttatattttcactGCACTGAAAGACAAACTGTAACGTGTGATGAATTAtcataataagaaaaaacaacgTTGATTATGGTTATTTACTAAAACCCTAAAATACACattatcaagaaaaaatgtagtttCTTGGAGTCTACGAGAatctaaacaaattttaaagtcttGTAAACTGCATCTCACTCCCCATGTGACAAAATTGGCACGTTACTGGTTACATGTAAATATCAAACATAAGGCGCTGTAAGACAGTAACTGATTACAAAGATTAACACGCTGGAAATACCGGTGACTCTGGAAGTCACTGTTATCGCTCATCACTGACTTAAAGTCAACCTtatcaatttaataatggcGGACTGGTTTGAGGGCTGCAAAATCGGTAACCTTTGAGTTTCCTTCGGTTTGCTATTGCGAATTTCGTTTTCATTTTCGAAAAGTGCGGGATGGCAACTTGCCGAAATATCGTCAGTTTACTAGGGTTGCGCCAAATTCACATTTGCATCGTTCCCCAGGTCCCTAAGAAGGTCAGGTTTCTCCATCATTGCCGAAATGTAAATGTGTTCACAACCAAGAACGTCGCAAATCATGTACATAACTGtgagtttttttaagtttctatTACGTAAAAGCACTGCTATGCTACAATAAATATTCCACTTCTAAAGTGGGCTCTTAAAGACCTTTCTGAAGTTTTTATAACCTCAATTGAAATTCCTACTTTGTCCAGCCAATTCTCATCATCACatcattttaacaaaaaggtCTCGTTTTCAGATAAtaaagacttttcaaaaagaaattttcacagtACGAGTCTGTTCAATGCTGCCAAACAAGACTATTATGAACTGTTAGGAGTTGGTCGTAATGCGTCTTCGGCAGAGATTAAAAAAGCATATTATAAACTAGCCAAAAAATATCATCCTGATGTCAATAAAGATGACCCACAGGctcaaaagaaatttcaagaagCTTCAGAAGCTTATGAGGTACTTCATAAGAATTTATTACTTTCAGTACAATATCCTTAATCCAAAGCAATAATTGCCTCATTAAGTGTTTcacattagaaaataattaggtttactaaaaaaaaaagtcagttTGATAGCATttgaaaagcaattttaacTAGCTTTGGTACTGAAGGTTTAGATTacagaattttcaatataaaggAATTATActacatattatttatttaatcatgTAGATTCTTGGGGATGACGCGAAACGTAAACAATATGATACATGGGGCTCCACAGCAAGCCATCCTGGGGGGATGGGGAGCACTGGCAAAGCACATGGTCCTCAAGGTTTCAGTCAGCACTGGGAATATCAGTCTACTATAGACCCTGAAGaattatttaggaaaatatttggaaatgcTGGATTTTCTAAATCCCCTTTTGAAGATTATGCAGAGAGCACTTATGGTTTTGGAGAGGCACAGGAAGtactattttaatatttgactgaaaatttagaataaaacCAGAACATTGCAGGTAGTTTTAAGGGTTACTTTTAGTCAGGCAGCTAGAGGTACAAACAAAGATGTTACTATAAATGTTGTTGATTATTGCCCTAAATGCAAAGGATCACGTTGTGAGCTTGGTACCAGTGCTACAAAGTGTGCTTATTGCAATGGTAAGTTT
This portion of the Euwallacea fornicatus isolate EFF26 chromosome 13, ASM4011564v1, whole genome shotgun sequence genome encodes:
- the LOC136343134 gene encoding LOW QUALITY PROTEIN: protein stoned-B-like (The sequence of the model RefSeq protein was modified relative to this genomic sequence to represent the inferred CDS: deleted 1 base in 1 codon), which translates into the protein MHKLAKGLKKKKKGKKSKHKEEELFKPEELEAYRKQHAADPEEAPVKNEEWRNFLSLTSGVDDILKKTQDDLDRIKSTSFFQRIPPPSETEAKKVEEETQYQAAQQEEACAPVEKPQIGIVEVSESESEEEEDDIFDTAYIDAIATGEVKLAYIPDSPTEKQEGDDPFDTSIAERAILGPAVERKGKKLVPLGAAVEVLTGRIQLPTCATKPPSTRRQILKQEDLLLGSFDSTSEPSINGTEQRESSQVVKTLLDDDEIPLPDEPIDLSKTLYIPPPQPAETIEVSVQANRRILEEFEEDENDKEFEALAAESLSKAPAAVSIFPENTTASIPDKNWKPFEKDNVTEDDFEVDTIDPFDTTFADNILPGKAELKLIEREILENDVDFDPRAQLLSERVPVGVLESELSLIAPVHRDLLGGSTSDLSNLEEKPILPTEQDVNEIKYCDPFNTSIADSIKTPGKAELKHIERELLNDIKFSKTSKSVSVDDDDFNPRALESTKPRTLSRPDVLNVGHSKSVSFSVPSNQSDLLLATEDTSKASKPLTPFYVRKNSVPGAIKSPDSAEEDPFDTSFVPSLTPGKTELRIIESELFEATIPLEDSDFDPRDEDKVAKVATVEAIKEIVKPKPPISNKEIDLLSAFNDSEAKVLTPSEKILSEESVLSYADPFDTSIAANIPPGKAELKLLENELIEHKSENLQTHQDLLVHSGDTIIEKPLSPQPERRNIEAEQEDFDPFDTSFACNIQPGRAELKVLESELFKTMAANPFLFYEDGFTSPGNQAANNSNPFLMEDDMPGGDDNPFLSQTAVAASNPFAFDPMDLEPAEAEVPQSLNNVFMMDTSTEFFTPATSNTAAFTTTSTTPAQKPTELDLKYSHHHSVPSRPPPPRPPQSKETQDLLMSVMGAMDATSSHLLDKIPPTRSPSPISMRDLQSPSPTPEPTFGDLLDVSDVSTHKPSEPQESTDDLLSLATNDVNENPATAPPRPPSPQNVAPPRPIPPVRPPRPAPPQKPPPPNIVRPPPPAQPAPVNVFPQPTQEKPQSAQTNHAQNDIMDMFDVSSQPKVASKADILNLYNTPKQESMQPDLLCDNVLESERKTPTITENLVGDEDLPKDDDDFVSEEATPINQSTEISKDNSKDNSKDNSVLSPEPADLQMDTSDSQSKGSVSSVTFNPFAAAEDLHKDDAIETTTIDKMEVFATPAPAPTPVPVASNDAFDFGSVNRQDDVFNDEFDAFAEKFESVKGDENKNGAFDAFGTTTEQNSSSAWGSDFGGGYDGENGFGNEGGFDEFLAMKGPPNKRLESQDSEEEKDFSVVIRPKGENAFSGITPVLAPPPVQTQAAFADTSPRFNPFDQQTEVTQVILQEPAVPFGAEMKRSDSQESPSTPLYDEDTSQPLEDFPRITYSEKGWEMQLRQPNKKKITGQRFWKKIIVKLAYQPDCVLLQLFNPDKDKDPFQELPLQPCYSVSEIGAQQYDQFGKIFTVKLQYIFYKERPGVRPGQVKKAERITNKLSQFAAYAIQGDYQGVKEFGSDLKKLGLPVEHAPQVSQLMKLGSLSFEDLKQFSTCIEEALFRLQAHRDRALHYKMEEVQVTVVDELYAEQSSEGYIERQIARVRLFFLGFLTGMPDIELGINDMRRQGKEVVGRHDIIPVVTEEWIRLEQVEFHSCIQQDEYENTHIIKFKPPDACYIELMRFRVRPPKNRELPLQLKAQICTNGTRIELRADVLVPGFASRKLGQIPCEDVMIRFPIPENWIYMFRVEKHFRYGSVKSAHRRTGKIKGIERILGTMDNLQESLIEVTSGQAKYEHQHRAIVWRCPRLPKEGQGAYTTHNMVCRIALTSYDLMPEKFEEYCYVEFTMPATQVSHTTCRSVSLQNSDSDEPPEKYVRYLARHEYRVGIEVVKGQSPNAYATATYVNKPAPAPAVPESAMRPPKSEFTPGGKLSPSSSDSD
- the LOC136342802 gene encoding actin-related protein 2/3 complex subunit 3-like, yielding MPAYHSSFVEPQQSVGNMAILPIRTSFRGPAPLQVNADQDIIDEALYYFKANVFFRTYEIKSEADRLLIYITLYITECLKKLQRCANRSQAQNEMYTLAISRFNIPGDAGFPLNSVYSKPGSPNEVEFMRAYLTQLRQEVGMRVCDKVFVESGKPSKWWLCFAKKKFMDKSLSGPGQ
- the LOC136343133 gene encoding uncharacterized protein, which encodes MRNIEIKAKVTNLSHLLQQAKNLSQSEPTLISQHDTFYNCTTGRLKLRRLLKSGSGELIFYDRPDTEGPKLSSYEKTNLSNNDQLSSLHNVLAKALGIKSEVKKNRHLFLVGQTRVHIDEVESLGNFMELEVCLNSDQSEKDGEKIAYDLMAKLGVSEKDLISGAYADLLAA
- the LOC136342801 gene encoding protein tumorous imaginal discs, mitochondrial-like isoform X2, with protein sequence MATCRNIVSLLGLRQIHICIVPQVPKKVRFLHHCRNVNVFTTKNVANHVHNYNKDFSKRNFHSTSLFNAAKQDYYELLGVGRNASSAEIKKAYYKLAKKYHPDVNKDDPQAQKKFQEASEAYEILGDDAKRKQYDTWGSTASHPGGMGSTGKAHGPQGFSQHWEYQSTIDPEELFRKIFGNAGFSKSPFEDYAESTYGFGEAQEVVLRVTFSQAARGTNKDVTINVVDYCPKCKGSRCELGTSATKCAYCNGTGMESITTGPFIMRSTCRYCQGTRMYIQHKCTECEGKGSTVQRKTVTVPVPAGIEDGQTVRMSVGNKEMFVTFRVDKSNYFKRDGPDVHTEADISVSQALLGGTIRIQGLYEDHVLQIKPGTSSHTKIRLSGKGMKKVNGFGNGDHYVNLKIKVSKQLNDKQKALIQAYAELEDDTPGQIFGVTYKTDGTDRPDEMPYAGVEEKQEKEGLLKKIKNAIFG